In one Dreissena polymorpha isolate Duluth1 chromosome 7, UMN_Dpol_1.0, whole genome shotgun sequence genomic region, the following are encoded:
- the LOC127840174 gene encoding SNARE-associated protein Snapin-like produces MAETKVEDGAVNEIEYDCRDAITDGIIDLIKPSVIEVDDRVRTVRESQLELRQQIDSLAEELRIISEQQKPTVDLETYVKKLNNSRRKVMLVNNILQNVQDRLNKLYNNVSKETARRKATLDPAKPK; encoded by the exons atggcCGAAACGAAAGTGGAAGACGGGGCTGTAAATGAAATTGAATATGACTGCAGAGATGCAATAACTGACGGCATAATAGATTTAATTAAACCGTCCGTAATTGAAGTAGACGATAGAGTGCGGACCGTTAG AGAAAGCCAGTTGGAGTTACGTCAGCAGATTGATTCCTTAGCAGAGG AGCTGCGTATTATCTCAGAGCAACAGAAGCCCACAGTGGACTTGGAGACATATGTAAAGAAATTGAACAACTCACGACGAAAGGTGATGCTCGTCAACAATATCTTACAGAATGTCCAG GATAGGCTGAACAAGCTATACAACAATGTCTCCAAGGAAACAGCCCGACGCAAGGCCACGTTGGACCCTGCAAAGCCAAAGTAG